In Halobacterium sp. R2-5, the following are encoded in one genomic region:
- the ilvA gene encoding threonine ammonia-lyase codes for MIGLDDVLDARERVADVARHTPLDYSNTFSTMTGAEVHLKLECFQRTGSFKIRGATNRVRTLSEAEREAGVVTASAGNHAQGVALAASRSGVDSKVVMPEAAPISKIKATKSYGAEVVLHGVDYDAAQARAHELEDEEGRTYVHAFDDERVMAGQGTLGLEIVDDLPELDTVVVPIGGGGLISGVATAVKAHDPDVRVVGVQAEGASTVASSLRKGQPQAVDSVDTIADGIAVRRVGEKTFLVIRERVDEVVTVSDDEIATALMLLLERGKTLVEGAGATPLAALLEGKFVYEDDEVIVPALCGGNIDLNLLTTVIMRGLVDQGRYVKVRTVLKDRPGALNDLLDVVADARANIYAIQHDRTNRDIAMNATEVELDLETRGPEHVDALLDRIRDEGFEVTVLNGPRPQE; via the coding sequence ATGATCGGACTCGACGACGTCCTCGACGCCCGCGAACGCGTCGCGGACGTCGCCCGCCACACCCCGCTGGACTACTCGAACACGTTCTCCACGATGACGGGTGCGGAAGTCCACCTCAAACTGGAGTGCTTCCAGCGCACCGGCTCGTTCAAGATTCGCGGCGCCACCAACCGCGTCCGCACGCTCTCCGAAGCCGAGCGCGAGGCCGGCGTCGTCACGGCGTCCGCGGGCAACCACGCGCAGGGCGTCGCGCTCGCGGCGTCCCGGTCGGGCGTCGACTCGAAGGTCGTGATGCCCGAGGCCGCGCCCATCTCGAAGATCAAGGCGACGAAGAGCTACGGCGCCGAGGTCGTCCTCCACGGCGTCGACTACGACGCCGCCCAGGCTCGCGCCCACGAGCTCGAAGACGAGGAGGGCCGGACGTACGTCCACGCGTTCGACGACGAGCGCGTGATGGCCGGGCAGGGGACGCTCGGCCTCGAAATCGTCGACGACCTCCCGGAGCTCGACACCGTGGTCGTCCCCATCGGGGGCGGCGGGCTCATCTCCGGCGTCGCGACCGCCGTGAAAGCCCACGACCCCGACGTCCGCGTCGTCGGCGTGCAGGCCGAGGGCGCCTCGACCGTGGCGTCCTCGCTCCGGAAGGGACAGCCGCAGGCCGTCGACTCCGTGGACACCATCGCGGACGGCATCGCCGTGCGGCGGGTCGGCGAGAAGACGTTCCTGGTCATCCGGGAGCGCGTCGACGAGGTCGTCACCGTCTCCGACGACGAGATCGCGACCGCGCTGATGCTGCTGCTCGAACGCGGGAAGACCCTCGTCGAGGGCGCGGGCGCGACGCCGCTCGCGGCGCTCCTGGAGGGGAAGTTCGTCTACGAGGACGACGAGGTCATCGTGCCCGCGCTCTGCGGCGGCAACATCGACCTCAACCTCCTCACGACGGTCATCATGCGCGGGCTCGTCGACCAGGGCCGCTACGTGAAGGTGCGAACCGTCCTGAAGGACCGCCCGGGCGCGCTCAACGACCTCCTCGATGTCGTCGCCGACGCGCGCGCGAACATCTACGCCATCCAGCACGACCGCACGAACCGCGACATCGCGATGAACGCCACGGAGGTCGAACTCGACCTCGAAACCCGCGGCCCCGAGCACGTCGACGCGCTCCTCGACCGCATCCGCGACGAGGGCTTCGAAGTCACCGTCCTCAACGGCCCGCGGCCGCAGGAGTGA
- a CDS encoding Rid family detoxifying hydrolase, which produces MKRTIETPDAPAAVGAYSQATTDGDVVFTAGQIPMTPDGELLDDEPIATQTRQSLENVKAILEAEGLTMQDVLKVSVFMDDIDDFDAMNDAYAEYFQDNPPARSAVEVAALPKGVGVEIEAVAAQRD; this is translated from the coding sequence ATGAAGCGGACCATCGAGACGCCCGACGCCCCCGCCGCGGTCGGCGCGTACAGCCAGGCGACGACTGACGGCGACGTCGTGTTCACGGCCGGCCAGATTCCGATGACGCCGGACGGCGAGCTCCTCGACGACGAGCCCATCGCCACCCAGACCCGCCAGAGCCTCGAGAACGTCAAGGCCATCCTCGAAGCCGAGGGGCTCACGATGCAGGACGTCCTCAAGGTCTCCGTGTTCATGGACGACATCGACGACTTCGACGCGATGAACGACGCGTACGCGGAGTACTTCCAGGACAACCCGCCCGCCCGGTCGGCCGTCGAGGTCGCCGCGCTCCCGAAAGGCGTCGGCGTCGAAATCGAAGCCGTCGCCGCCCAGCGCGACTAG
- a CDS encoding TRAM domain-containing protein: MSDRDSSVPVEEDEEYVVDVESIGEEGDGVAHVDDFVVLVPEGDMGDRVRVRIDRVEADYAMAELVGHESDVA, translated from the coding sequence ATGAGTGACCGGGATTCTTCTGTGCCCGTCGAGGAGGACGAGGAGTACGTCGTGGACGTCGAGAGCATCGGCGAGGAGGGCGACGGCGTCGCGCACGTCGACGACTTCGTTGTGCTGGTTCCCGAAGGCGACATGGGCGACCGGGTGCGGGTGCGCATCGACCGCGTGGAGGCCGACTACGCGATGGCGGAGCTGGTCGGCCACGAGTCCGACGTCGCGTAA